A window of the Halichoerus grypus chromosome 2, mHalGry1.hap1.1, whole genome shotgun sequence genome harbors these coding sequences:
- the SLC4A1 gene encoding band 3 anion transport protein: MEDWQEDHEEGLEDALEQEEYEDPDVPVLQVEEPVADYAEPTATDYDTSPGPDATSRAATHEVYVELQELVMDEKNQELRWMEAAHWVRLEENLREDGVWSRPHLSYLTFWSLLELQKAFAKGTVLLDLPETSLAGVANQLLDGFIYEEQIRPEARDLLLRVLLLRHSHAGDLEALEGVKPTVLTRSGNPSQPLLSQHPSLETELFCEQEGTEGHSPSGILEKIPPDSEATLVLVGRAEFLERPVLGFVRLQEATELEAVRLPVLVRFLFVLLGPEAPNVDYTQLGRAAATLMSERVFRTDAYLAQSKAELVRNLEGFLDCSLVLPPCEAPSEQALLSLVPVQKELLRRRYLLSPAKPEPRFYKGLDLYGGPGAPAGPDDPLRRTGLLFGGLVRDIRRRYPHYLSDITDAFSPQVLAAVIFIYFAALSPAITFGGLLGEKTQNQMGVSELLISTAVQGILFALLAAQPLLVVGFSGPLLVFEEAFFSFCTKNNLEYIVGRVWIGFWLVLFVVLIVAFEGSFLVRFISRYTQEIFSFLISLIFIYETFVKLIKIFQDHPLQKHYDHNVTVVPKPQGPLPNTALLSLVLMAGTFFFAMMLRKFKNSSYFPGVLRRVIGDFGVPISILIMVMVDFFIEDTYTQKLSVPKGLSVSNSSARGWVIHPLGIYSHFPIWMMFASALPAMLVFILIFLESQITTLIISKPERRMIKGSGFHLDLLLVIGMGGVAALFGMPWLSATTVRSVTHANALTVMGKASAPGAAARIPEVKEQRISGLLVAVLVGLSILMGPILSRIPLAVLFGIFLYMGVTSLSGIQLFDRVLLLFKPSKYHPDVPYVKRVKTWRMHLFTIIQIICLAGLWTVKTFPSTSLSLPFVLILTVPLRRLLLPLIFRTLELQCLDADDAKPTFDEEEGRDEYNEVTMPV; this comes from the exons ATGGAGGACTGGCAG GAGGATCATGAAGAGGGGCTGGAGGATGCTCTGGAACAGGAGGAGTATGAAGACCCAGATGTCCCTGTGCTTCAGGTGGAAGAGCCAGTAG CTGATTACGCTGAGCCAACAGCCACAGACTACGACACCAGCCCAGGCCCAGACGCCACATCGCGCGCAGCCACCCACGAG GTGTACGTGGAGCTGCAGGAGCTGGTGATGGATGAGAAGAACCAGGAGTTGCGGTGGATGGAGGCAGCGCACTGGGTGCGGCTGGAGGAGAACCTGAGGGAGGACGGGGTCTGGAGCCGCCCGCACCTGTCCTACCTCACCTTCTGGAGCCTCCTGGAGCTGCAGAAAGCCTTTGCCAAGG GTACCGTCCTCCTGGATCTGCCAGAGACCTCCCTGGCGGGAGTGGCCAACCAGCTGCTGGACGGGTTCATCTACGAGGAGCAGATCCGGCCTGAGGCCCGAGACCTGCTGCTCCGGGTCCTGCTGCTCCGGCACAG CCATGCCGGAGACCTGGAGGCCCTGGAGGGTGTGAAGCCCACGGTTCTGACGCGTTCCGGGAACCCCTCACAGCCTCTGCTCTCCCAGCACCCCTCGTTAGAGACGGAGCTCTTCTGTGAACAG GAGGGCACAGAAGGGCATTCCCCGTCTGGAATTCTAGAGAAGATTCCCCCAGATTCGGAGGCCACCCTGGTGCTCGTGG GCCGAGCAGAGTTCCTGGAGCGCCCGGTGCTGGGCTTCGTGCGGCTGCAGGAGGCCACGGAGCTGGAGGCTGTGCGGCTCCCCGTGCTTGTACGCTTCCTCTTTGTGCTGCTGGGACCCGAGGCCCCCAACGTCGACTACACCCAGCTCGGTCGGGCGGCGGCCACCCTCATGTCCgagagg GTGTTCCGCACAGATGCCTACCTGGCTCAGAGCAAGGCGGAGCTGGTCCGCAacctggagggcttcctggacTGCAGCCTGGTGCTGCCTCCCTGCGAAGCCCCCTCCGAGCAGGCCCTGCTCAGTCTGGTGCCCGTGCAGAAGGAGCTGCTGAGGAGGCGTTACCTGCTCAGCCCCGCCAAGCCCGAGCCCCGCTTCTACAAGGGTCTGG ATTTGTATGGGGGCCCAGGGGCCCCTGCTGGGCCAGACGACCCTCTGCGGCGGACAGGCCTGCTCTTTGGGGGCCTGGTGCGTGACATCCGGCGCCGCTACCCCCACTATTTGAGTGACATCACAGACGCGTTCAGCCCCCAGGTCCTGGCTGCTGTCATCTTCATCTACTTTGCTGCCTTGTCACCTGCCATCACCTTCGGTGGCCTCCTGG GAGAAAAGACCCAGAACCAGATGGGGGTGTCGGAGCTGCTCATCTCCACTGCGGTGCAGGGCATTCTCTTCGCCCTGCTCGCGGCTCAGCCCCTGCTTGTAGTTGGCTTCTCAGGACCCCTGCTCGTGTTTGAAGAAGCCTTTTTCTCG TTCTGCACTAAAAACAACCTGGAGTACATTGTGGGCCGCGTGTGGATTGGCTTCTGGCTGGTCCTGTTCGTGGTGCTCATAGTGGCCTTCGAGGGCAGTTTCCTGGTCCGCTTCATCTCCCGCTACACCCAAGAGAtcttctccttcctcatctccctcaTCTTCATCTATGAGACCTTCGTCAAGCTGATCAAG ATCTTCCAGGACCATCCACTTCAGAAGCATTATGACCACAATGTGACGGTGGTGCCCAAACCTCAGGGTCCCCTGCCCAACACAGCCCTCCTCTCCCTTGTGCTCATGGCTGGCACCTTCTTCTTCGCCATGATGCTGCGAAAGTTCAAGAACAGCTCCTACTTCCCTGGCGTG CTGCGACGGGTCATTGGGGACTTCGGGGTCCCCATCTCCATTCTGATCATGGTCATGGTGGATTTCTTCATCGAGGACACCTACACCCAG AAACTCAGTGTGCCTAAAGGCCTCTCAGTGTCCAACTCCTCAGCCCGGGGCTGGGTCATCCACCCACTGGGCATATATTCGCATTTCCCCATCTGGATGATGTTTGCCTCCGCCCTGCCTGCCATGCTGGTCTTCATCCTCATCTTCCTTGAGTCCCAGATCACCAC GCTGATTATCAGCAAACCAGAGCGCAGGATGATCAAGGGCTCTGGCTTCCACCTGGACCTGCTGCTGGTCATAGGCATGGGCGGTGTGGCTGCCCTCTTTGGGATGCCCTGGCTCAGTGCCACCACTGTTCGTTCTGTCACCCACGCCAACGCGCTCACTGTCATGGGCAAGGCCAGCGCCCCAGGGGCTGCAGCCCGGATTCCGGAGGTCAAGGAGCAGCGGATCAGTGGGCTCCTGGTTGCTGTGCTCGTGG GCCTGTCCATCCTCATGGGGCCCATCCTGTCCCGCATCCCCCTGGCTGTGCTGTTTGGCATCTTCCTCTACATGGGGGTCACGTCCCTCAGCGGCATCCAGCTCTTTGACCGCGTCTTGCTTCTGTTCAAGCCGTCCAAGTACCACCCAGATGTGCCCTACGTCAAGCGG GTGAAGACCTGGCGCATGCACTTGTTCACGATCATCCAGATCATCTGCCTGGCAGGGCTGTGGACGGTGAAGACCTTCCCCAGCACCTCGCTGTCCCTGCCCTTCGTCCTTATCCTCACGGTGCCTCTGCGCCGCCTCCTGCTGCCGCTCATCTTCAGGACGCTGGAGCTCCAGTGT